The region ACAATTGGTTTTTCGGTTAATTCTTTTCCATATTGAATAATTCGCTCAATGGCTTCAATAGAAATAGTGTTGTTCGAAATTTTCATCGCGGCTTCAATCATCGAAAGAATATATCCTTTGATTCCGTAACCGTATACTTTTAGGTTGTCAATTTCTATCTTGAAAAGCTCTTTCGAAATTCCCTGATGCGACAGGTAATCGCTCATTAAACTACAGAATTTTTCTTCAGTTTCGGCAAAATAAGTTTCGTTGACAAATAAGGTGTCGTCTGCGTCAAAAGCGATTACTTTTATATTTTTCATCTTTTTTTAGTGTTGCTAAAGAAAATCCTCTTTAGTTTTTATTTAATATATTTTTGATTGAAAGTGTTTTGGTGTAAAACGTAATTCGGATACCGAAAAGTAAAATTACACCACCGATTGCCATATTCAATGTGATTTTTTCATCTAAAAAAAGCCAAGCTAATAGTGATGTAATGACGGCCTGACTCAATAAACTTAGTGAAATTCTTGTGGCTCTCATGTGCTGTGTGGCATAACTGATCGAAATCCAAGCGCACAATTGGCAAATAACCGCCTGAAGCACTAAAACCAGCCAGCCGGTATTAGAAAATCCTGTGAATGGCTCATCTAAAAAATAACAAAGGATTCCTAAATAGACGCTTGACGCCAATAAGCTAATGCTCATAAAGGATAAAACATCCACTTCTGAAAGTACATTTTTACTAACCAAAAGATAAATGGAATATAAAACTCCCGATAAGACAGCAAGTAGAAAAGCTTTGTCAAAATTCAATTCGAGAAAAAATTGAAAGCCTACCAGCATCGTCATTCCAAATAAGGAAACTAGAGTGCCAATCCAGAAATTGGTTGCCGGTTTGGTTTTAAAAAAAGCAAAAGAAATAATACCAACCCAAAGCGGGGATAAATTAGTAAGTAAAGAAGCTTGGGTCGCACTTGATTCCTGTATGGCGATATTCCAAACAGCAACATCGGAGGCAAATAATATTCCGCAAATAATCGCTAGGATTAAGGTTTTGCTTTTTGGGAGAACAAACTTTTTTGTAATTAGGATATAAGGTAAAATTAGCATCGCGGCGATCGCCATTCGGTAAAAAGCAGAAATTAGACCTGGAGTTAACTTGAGTTTAACCAGAATTGGAAAAATAGAAATACAAAGTATTCCAAAGGCTAAAGCTAATTTTGGTTTTGCGTTGGTCATTTTTAGGTGTTATGAAACACAAATTGCCACAAATTAATTAGTGGCAATTTGCAAACATCATTGTTTTTATTTTACCGCAAATTCGCGAATTTGCGGTTATTTCTTAATTTATTGTTTCGCCATTTGCGGCTTCAGCGTCCGGATTTACGAAAACCAATTTTCCTTCTGCATTGGTGGTCATCAAGATCATTCCTTGACTTTCCACGCCACGAAGGTTTCTCGGAGCTAAATTCACTAGAACGGTCACTTTTTTACCCACAATTTCTTCCGGTGAAAAACTCTCGGCAATTCCAGAAACAATCGTGCGAACATCAATTCCAGTATCTACTTTCAAAATCAAAAGCTTGTTGGCTTTTGGCATTTTCGAAGCTTCTAAAATAGTACCCACACGCAAATCCATTTTAGCAAAATCCTCAAATTGAATCGCTTCTTTTTGTGGTTCCGCTTTTTTGTTTTCGGCAGTATTGGCTGTTTTGGTAGCTTCCAGTTTGTCTATTTGTTTTTGGATTTCTTCGTCCTCGATTTTGGCAAAAAGCAATACGGCTTCGCCAATTTGGTGTCCGGCAGGAAGTAAATCAGAATCTTGGGAGATGGTATTCCAGTTCAACGGACTTTCTATTTTCAAGATTCGGGATAATTTTGCGGCTGTAAATGGCAAAAAGGGTTCGCAGAGTGCACTCAATGCGGCAGCAATTTGCAAAGCCACATACATTTGAGTTTTTGTACGGTCCTCATCAATTTTTATCATTTTCCAAGGCTCCTCGTCTGCCAGATATTTGTTTCCAAGTCGGGCCACGTTCATCAATTCGCCCAAAGCTTCGCGGAATCGGTATCTTTCGATAGAACTCGAAATCACCGCCGGATACGCTTTCAATTCGGTTAAAGTCGCTTCATCAACCTCAGACAATTCGTTCGGCTGTGGAACAATCCCGTTATAATATTTATTGGTCAACACCACGACGCGATTGATGAAATTTCCGTAAATCGCTACCAATTCATTGTTATTTCTCGCCTGAAAATCCTTCCAGGTAAAATCATTGTCTTTTGTTTCCGGCGCATTCGATGTCAAAGCATAACGCAAAACATCCTGTTGATTTGGGAATTCTTCCAAATATTCGTGTAACCAAACCGCCCAGTTTTTAGAAGTCGACAATTTGTTTCCTTCCAAATTCAAGAACTCGTTTGCAGGAACATTGTCCGGCAAAATATAACTTCCTTCGGCTTTCAGCATCGCCGGGAAAATTATGCAATGGAAAACGATATTGTCCTTCCCGATGAAGTGTACCAATTTCGTGTCCTGATCTTTCCAGTATGGCTCCCAGTCTTTTCCTTCGCGCGCGGCCCATTCTTTGGTCGAAGAAATGTAGCCAATCGGCGCGTCAAACCAAACATATAATTTTTTTCCTTCGGCGCCTTCAACCGGAACATCAATTCCCCAATCCAGGTCACGCGTAACCGCACGAGGCTCCAATCCGCCGTCAATCCAGGATTTTACTTGTCCGTAAACATTGGGTTTCCAGTCGTTTTTATGACCCACGAGAATCCATTCTTTCAAGAAATCTTCGTAACGATCCAAAGGTAAAAACCAGTGTTTGGTCGATTTCAAGATAGGAGTTTCCCCGGTAATGGTCGATTTTGGGTTGATTAAATCCGTAGCGTTCAGCGTCGAGCCGCATTTTTCGCATTGGTCGCCGTAAGCTTCCTCGTTACCGCATTTCGGGCAAGTTCCCGTCACAAAACGATCCGCCAAAAATTGGTCTGCCTTCGCGTCATACAATTGCTCGGTCACTTCCTCAATGAAATCGCCTTTGTCGTACAGCTTTCTAAAAAATTCCGAAGCCGTATCATGATGAATTTTAGCCGAAGTTCGGGAATAATTATCAAACGAAATCCCAAAATCAGCGAACGATTTACGGATAATTCCATCGTATTTATCGATTACTTGCTGAGGCGTAATGCCTTCTTTTTTGGCTTTCATCGAAATGGCAACACCATGCTCGTCGCTTCCGCAAACAAACAAGACATCTCTACCTTGCAAACGCAAGTAACGGGAATAAATGTCCGAAGGCACGTAAACCCCCGCCAAATGGCCAATGTGAATCGGTCCGTTCGTATAAGGCAATGCCGCCGTAATGATATATCTTTTTGGATTCTGTGTCATAAAATTATTTTTAGATTCTGAAATTTATTCAGAATGTGGTGCAAAAATAAGCAATAGAAATTTTATTTGAAGCAATTTCCCGCTTTCCGTTGCAATCTTTTACTTTTTAAAGAAAAAAATAAAAGGATTTTCACTGCAAACGAAATTCGCTGAACTCCGCTGAAAATATAAATTAAGTGAAGTAATCAGGGCTAGAGAATTTAAATTCCTACAGCATTTGTCATTCCGAGGCACGAGGAATCTCCGTTGTGTGAGTCACTTGATGTGATTCCTCCTTTGTCGGAATGACAAAGTCAAAACTATTTAATGCTTTGTATGATTAATTTTTATCTTTGAAAAAGTAAAGAGCAATATCTTTGATAGATAGTTAAGAATATGAGTTGTATTTGTCTTTTTTATTAGGTTTTTGTAAAAGTGAGAATATCCATTTAATAGTTTTTGAGATAAATGAGGAAAATAGATTATTATTTAATAACATCAATATTGTTAGTAATTTGGATAGATTATATTCCATACAAACTTTCATCGTTTGTTGAAAATCCTGATAAATTTGAAATTGTCATATCTAATTTATCATTGGCTTATATTGCGGGATGTATATTTTATTATAGAAATACATATTTACCGGAGAAACGTAATTCTAAAAGAATTAAAAGGATAATAAATAATGATGTGGTATTTATAATTGGAAAAAGGAAAAAACTAAGTAGTTTGAAAAATCTTAATGTTGATGAGAAATTTGAAATATCTTTAAATGGTGAAAATGTTTTTATCGGGGAATTTCTAAAAAAACTTCAAATAGATTTACATAATAATTTGGATTCAATTCTTGTGATAAAAGAAAGGCTTCCTCCTGAGCTTTTGAAATGGGTACTTCTTTTAAAAAAACATCCCTATTTTAAATCAAATTTCACGAATCTGGAAGAACTGGATAGATATATTGATTCATACATATTACTTTCGACTAAAATGCATAATGAATTTGAAAAACTATAAATAATGATTTTACGTAAGCTTTGGATTATTTATATTAATAGCTAGCTAGCGTATCTTATGGTTGCAAGATTGTTTAGGAAATTCATAATATTGGTTTCGGCAAAATAGTATAGAGGTTAATTTAATCTCTTCTTACTATCAATTTATTTATCTTTGCAATCCTTAAAAGATTAAAAATCATGCCAAAAGGACCTGAAAAAAACACCAAAAATAAGGCTTTGCATACTAAATTGCTCAATCGGAAAAAGGCGAAATTGCAAGAAGAAAAAAAAGAAAAAGCCTTGCGTTTGAAAGCTTTGGTTGCCAAAATGAATCAGCAAAAGGAAGCTGAGGAATCGGATAAGAAATAAATTACCGTTTGGGTATTGCAAGAGACGGGCGCCATCCTGATTTGTTGCTCAACTTGTGTTCTTGTTAGTAGGATTGCTTCGTTCCTCGCAATGACTTCAAAAAAATCCGTCTTAATCTGTGTAATCTGTGGTAAAAAAGCAACAGCAACTCGATTATTTCCCCGAAATTTGCCGCAAACTCCTTAAACACAAAAGCAAATGGAATTCGGCAGAATTATTATTTCAGAAACCGCAGCAAACAGCGAAAACCCACAAGACGTTATCAACTCTAATATTTCGGTAATCAACCTGATGCGTGAGGAAAAAATTGATGATGATTTGATTCATGAAGATGCCTTGATGAGTTATTATTTAGATTATTACACTTCCCAATATACCGAAGGCAATTTTGCGCAATTTGTTTATAATTCGGGTTGGAACAAAGAATTAAACGAATTAATCGAAGAAGGTTTGGCCTTACTTGGGGCCGAAAAGCATTTGGAATTGTTTCAGCAAAATGCCAAAAAAGTCCGTTTGATGAGCAGCGTTAAATTAGGCAAATTCCTAAAAGGTAAACTCGAAGGCATAAACCCAATAAAAGAGGGATTGGACAACGATACTTTTTTTGAATTGGAAGAAAACTTGGTGGCTTTGAATGCTGCTTTCCTAAAATCCCATCCTGATCTGGAAGTGCTTTCGGTAGACGACATGTTTGCAACCTTAGAAGAATTTGTGGGACACGAGATTAAAAGGGCTTAGGGATTATTTGGTTTCGTTTTAGTTCCTCGAAATGACAAAGCCATAAAAAAGGAACCAAACCCTAAAGTTTGTCTCATAAGTCTCAAACATTTCCTTAAATTTGCTTCCGTTATTAGAAATATAATAGTTATAAAAACCCAACTATGTTACAAATTGCATTTATTAGAGAGAATCAAGAAAAAGTGATCCAAGCTTTGGCTAAAAGAAATTTAGACGCCAAAACCGTTGTGGAAGAAGTGGTAGAACTTGATGAGCGTCGTCGTGCTACGCAAGTAGAATTAGACAACATCTTAGCAGAATCTAATAAATTGTCCAAGGATATAGGGGAAATGATGAAGGCAGGTGAGAAAGCTAAGGCTGCCATCTTGAAAGAAAAAACAGTTTTAAACAAAGAGAAAAGTAAGAAACTGGCTGAGGTTGCTGAGGCAATCGCTGCTGAACTTACTGAAAAACTTTATACTTTGCCAAACCTTCCTGCGGATATTGTTCCCGAAGGAAAATCGGCTGATGATAACCTGAATGTGTTTGAGGCTGGTGAAGTACCCGTTTTGAACGAAGGAGCACAGCCACATTGGGAATTGGTGAAGAAATACGATATCATCGATTTCGAATTAGGAAATAAAATCACGGGAGCTGGTTTTCCGGTTTACAAAGGAAAAGGAGCGCGATTACAACGAGCCTTGATTAATTATTTCTTAGATAAAAATACCGCTGCTGGTTACAATGAAGTACAGGTTCCTCATTTTGTCAATGAAGCTTCGGCTTATGGAACGGGGCAATTGCCAGACAAAGAAGGGCAGATGTATCACGATGCTACCGATAATTTATACTTAATTCCAACAGCTGAGGTTCCGGTGACCAACTTGTTCAGAGATGTCTTATTGACTGAAAGTGAATTGCCAATTTTAACTACGGCTTATACACCATGTTTCCGTAGAGAAGCGGGTTCTTATGGTGCTCATGTACGTGGCTTGAATCGTTTGCATCAATTTGATAAAGTAGAAATTGTTCGTGTAGAGCATCCTGAAAAATCATACCAAGCTCTAGACGGCATGGTAGAGCATGTAAAAGATATTCTGAACGAATTGAAATTGCCATATAGAATTTTACGCCTTTGCGGAGGTGATATGGGATTCACTTCGGCTTTGACTTATGATTTTGAAGTGTTTTCTACGGCGCAAGACCGTTGGTTAGAAATTTCTTCGGTTTCTAATTTTGAGACTTTTCAAGCGAATCGTTTGAAATTGCGTTTCAAAGACAAAGACGGTAAAAATCAATTGGCTCACACGCTAAATGGAAGCTCATTGGCTTTGCCAAGAGTTTTGGCCGGAATTTTAGAAAATTACCAAACTCCGGAAGGAATCGTGATTCCTGAGGTTTTACGTCCGTATTGCGGATTTGATATTATAGATTAATTAGTGTTCAGTCATCAGTGCTCGGTGTTCAGTTAGCTTTTTGGACAACACACCGTTTAGCAAACTGAACACTGAATACTGAACACTTTTAATATGAAGATTTTTTTTCTCTATATCACTTTGTTCTTCTCGCTTTTTGCGTTTTCTCAAAACGAACAATTAGCGCAGTATTATTATGACAAAGGCGATTTTGAAAAAGCCAAAATCAGTTATGAGGAATTATTGGCTAGTGTTCCCCAAAATTACCAATATTTTCTGCGAACCATTGATTGTTATCAGCAGCTATCGCAGTTTGATTTTGCTCAAAAAGCAATACAAGAACGTTTCGATAAATACAAGCAAGGAGCACTTCTGGTCGAGTTGGGCTATAACCTCCAATTGCAAAAAGAGGATGCCAAAGCCAAAGATTACTACGGTCAGGCTTTAGAGCGAATCCAAAAAAATCCGAATGAAGTCTATGCTATTTCAAATTCTTTTGAAAAAAAGGTATTGCTCGAATATGCTCTGAAAGCTTATCAAACGGCATCTCAATTAGTGCCTAATTACAATTTTAATTATCAAATAGGCTTGCTTTACGGACAGTTAGGAAATCAAGAAATGATGATTTCAACTTTTTTGGACGAAGCTTTTGCCAGTCCTGAGCGTTCTATTTTGATTCAAAATCAATTGTCGCGATTTATGTCTGGCGATGGTGATGCTAATTTTAATGAAATATTGCGAAAAGCACTGATTTTAAGAGTTCAAAAAAGTCAAGACCTGTTTTGGAATCGTTATTTGAGTTGGTTTTATGTACAACAAAAAGAGTTTTCTAAAGCTTTTATTCAGGAAAAGGCGATTTACAAACGCAATCCGGAATCCTTGTCGAATATCATTAATCTGGCGCAACTTACCATTGAGGAAGAGGATGAAGAAACCGCTAAAGAAATTCTGGGTTTTGTTCTGGAGAACACTAAGGATTTAGAATTGCTGATTCAGGCAAATTCTTATTTGATAGAATTGAAAATTAAAAATGCAGCCCCAAAAGACTATCCTGCGATTAATGCTGAACTGGATGCTTTGCTGAAACAATATGAAATAAGTCCTTTTACCTTATCTTTGCAGCTGATTCAAGCTCATTTTGCGGCTTTTAATTTAAAAAAATCCGAAGAAGGCAAGGCAATAATAAAAAAAGCACTCGATTTACAATTGAATGACTACCAAGTAGCTCAGGCCAAAATGGAGTTGGCGGATATTTTGCTTTTCGAAGAGAAATTCAATCAGGCTTTGTTGTATTATTCCCAGATTCAGATGGATTTGAAAAACGATGTGGTGGCGCATGAAGCGAGTTTGAAAGCGGCTAAAACCAGTTATTTCAAAACCGATTTTGAATGGGCATTAAAGCAGTTTAAGGAGTTGAAATCGGCGAACACCCAATTGATTGCTAATGATGCTTTGGAGTATTTTCTTTTGATAAATGACAATACAGCCGCCGATTCGACACAAACAGCTTTGAAGGAATTTGCCAAAGGAGATTACCTTTTATATCAAAATAGGGATCAGGAAGCGGTGGCTCAGTTTCAATTGATTTTGAAAAAGCATAAAGGAGAGGAAATTGAGGCAGTCACTTTATTGCGTCTGGGTAAAATTTATGAAAAAACAGCCGATTACAATTTGGCTTTAAGCCAATACCAAGAAATAATTGAGCATCACAGTGATGGGATTTACATTGATGAAGCGCTGTATTTTTCGGCTGAAATATATAATAAAAAATTAGCGGCGCCAGATAAAGCAAAGCCTTTATATGAAAAGATAATTTTTAGTCACGAAGACAGTATTTACTTTGTAGATGCCCGAATTAAATTCAGGGAATTGCGAGGCGATAAAAATTTATAAAAAAGTTTAATTGGTTAACTGTTTATTGGTTTAACCGAATTAACGATTTAACAAATAAACAAATAAGATGATAATATACAACGTTACCACAAACATACACGAAAGCGTTCATGACCAATGGTTGAACTGGATGCAGCAAAAACACATTCCCGAAATTTTGGCCACTGGGAAGTTTTCTTCGGCGAGAATAGTGAAGGTTTTGATAGAAGAAGAAATGGGAGGAACTACGTATTCGGTTCAATATACAACCGATAGTAAGGAAACTTTGGAGAAATATTACCAGGAAGATGCGCCTAGTTTTCGTGAAGAAGGGCAAAGATTATTTGGGGATAAAATGCTGGCTTTTAGAACGGAATTAGAGTTGATTTCGGAACATTAATTTCAGTTTTAAGTCTTCAGACAAAAATCAGTAAGCTGCTTTTGGCATAAAGGTTAAAAGTAAGTTACAATCAAAATTACACTTTGCGCCTTAGTGGTAAAATAAAACAAAATGGAAAAAGTAAAAGCTAAAAAACACCTCGGACAACATTTCCTGAAAGATGAAAGTATTGCTAAAGACATAGCAGATACTCTGAATTTAAAAGGATATGACGATGTTTTGGAAATAGGACCGGGAATGGGTGTTTTGACAAAATATTTGTTAGAAAAACCAATTAATACTTATGTGATCGAAATTGATACGGAATCGGTTGCTTATTTGGATGAAAATTATCCAAAATTAAAAGATAAGATTATTTCGAAGGATTTTTTGAAGTATGATATCAATGAAACTTTTCAAGGAAAACAATTCGCCATAATCGGGAATTTTCCGTATAATATTTCGACACAAATTGTTTTTAGAGCTTTGGAATATCGCAACCAAATTCCTGAATTTGCGGGTATGTTCCAAAAAGAAGTAGCAGAGCGTATTTGTGAAAAGAAAGGAACAAAAGCTTATGGAATTTTATCCGTTTTAGCGCAAGCATTTTATGACGCCGAGTACTTGTTTACGGTCGATGAAAATGTGTTTATCCCGCCACCAAAAGTGAAATCAGGAGTTTTGCGTTTGCGCAGAAAAGAAGATTTTAGTTTGCCTTGCGGCGAAAAATTGTTCTTTACGGTTGTAAAAACAGCTTTTCAACAACGGCGTAAAACCTTGCGCAATAGTTTGAAAACATTGAATTTGTCCGACGCTTTACGAGAAGATCCAGTTTTTGATCTTCGCCCGGAACAATTGGATGTAGCGCAGTTTATAGAACTGACCCAAAAAATAGAGGCCGATGGAGTTTAAAATCAGCAAAGAATTAATACTCGAATTAGAGCAACACATTGTCAATAAAAACGATAAGGAACTAGAAGTCTTACTCGCTGACATGCACCATGCTGATATCGCTGAGATTCTGGACGAGCTTGATTTTGATGAGGCAACCTATATTTTTAAGGTATTAGATAGTGATAAAACGGCAGAGATTCTTCTTGAATTAGAAGATGATTTACGAGAGAATATATTAAGCCGTCTCTCGCCAAAGGAAATTGCAGAAGAGCTTGATGAGCTGGATACCAATGATGCTGCCGACATTATCGCGGAGCTTTCTCAGGATTTAAAAGCCGAAGTAATCTCGGAATTGAATGATGTGGAACACGCAAAAGACATCGTTGATTTATTGCGTTATGATGAGAATTCAGCCGGGGGATTGATGGGGA is a window of Flavobacterium acetivorans DNA encoding:
- a CDS encoding DMT family transporter — encoded protein: MTNAKPKLALAFGILCISIFPILVKLKLTPGLISAFYRMAIAAMLILPYILITKKFVLPKSKTLILAIICGILFASDVAVWNIAIQESSATQASLLTNLSPLWVGIISFAFFKTKPATNFWIGTLVSLFGMTMLVGFQFFLELNFDKAFLLAVLSGVLYSIYLLVSKNVLSEVDVLSFMSISLLASSVYLGILCYFLDEPFTGFSNTGWLVLVLQAVICQLCAWISISYATQHMRATRISLSLLSQAVITSLLAWLFLDEKITLNMAIGGVILLFGIRITFYTKTLSIKNILNKN
- the metG gene encoding methionine--tRNA ligase translates to MTQNPKRYIITAALPYTNGPIHIGHLAGVYVPSDIYSRYLRLQGRDVLFVCGSDEHGVAISMKAKKEGITPQQVIDKYDGIIRKSFADFGISFDNYSRTSAKIHHDTASEFFRKLYDKGDFIEEVTEQLYDAKADQFLADRFVTGTCPKCGNEEAYGDQCEKCGSTLNATDLINPKSTITGETPILKSTKHWFLPLDRYEDFLKEWILVGHKNDWKPNVYGQVKSWIDGGLEPRAVTRDLDWGIDVPVEGAEGKKLYVWFDAPIGYISSTKEWAAREGKDWEPYWKDQDTKLVHFIGKDNIVFHCIIFPAMLKAEGSYILPDNVPANEFLNLEGNKLSTSKNWAVWLHEYLEEFPNQQDVLRYALTSNAPETKDNDFTWKDFQARNNNELVAIYGNFINRVVVLTNKYYNGIVPQPNELSEVDEATLTELKAYPAVISSSIERYRFREALGELMNVARLGNKYLADEEPWKMIKIDEDRTKTQMYVALQIAAALSALCEPFLPFTAAKLSRILKIESPLNWNTISQDSDLLPAGHQIGEAVLLFAKIEDEEIQKQIDKLEATKTANTAENKKAEPQKEAIQFEDFAKMDLRVGTILEASKMPKANKLLILKVDTGIDVRTIVSGIAESFSPEEIVGKKVTVLVNLAPRNLRGVESQGMILMTTNAEGKLVFVNPDAEAANGETIN
- a CDS encoding DMP19 family protein codes for the protein MEFGRIIISETAANSENPQDVINSNISVINLMREEKIDDDLIHEDALMSYYLDYYTSQYTEGNFAQFVYNSGWNKELNELIEEGLALLGAEKHLELFQQNAKKVRLMSSVKLGKFLKGKLEGINPIKEGLDNDTFFELEENLVALNAAFLKSHPDLEVLSVDDMFATLEEFVGHEIKRA
- the serS gene encoding serine--tRNA ligase encodes the protein MLQIAFIRENQEKVIQALAKRNLDAKTVVEEVVELDERRRATQVELDNILAESNKLSKDIGEMMKAGEKAKAAILKEKTVLNKEKSKKLAEVAEAIAAELTEKLYTLPNLPADIVPEGKSADDNLNVFEAGEVPVLNEGAQPHWELVKKYDIIDFELGNKITGAGFPVYKGKGARLQRALINYFLDKNTAAGYNEVQVPHFVNEASAYGTGQLPDKEGQMYHDATDNLYLIPTAEVPVTNLFRDVLLTESELPILTTAYTPCFRREAGSYGAHVRGLNRLHQFDKVEIVRVEHPEKSYQALDGMVEHVKDILNELKLPYRILRLCGGDMGFTSALTYDFEVFSTAQDRWLEISSVSNFETFQANRLKLRFKDKDGKNQLAHTLNGSSLALPRVLAGILENYQTPEGIVIPEVLRPYCGFDIID
- a CDS encoding tetratricopeptide repeat protein produces the protein MKIFFLYITLFFSLFAFSQNEQLAQYYYDKGDFEKAKISYEELLASVPQNYQYFLRTIDCYQQLSQFDFAQKAIQERFDKYKQGALLVELGYNLQLQKEDAKAKDYYGQALERIQKNPNEVYAISNSFEKKVLLEYALKAYQTASQLVPNYNFNYQIGLLYGQLGNQEMMISTFLDEAFASPERSILIQNQLSRFMSGDGDANFNEILRKALILRVQKSQDLFWNRYLSWFYVQQKEFSKAFIQEKAIYKRNPESLSNIINLAQLTIEEEDEETAKEILGFVLENTKDLELLIQANSYLIELKIKNAAPKDYPAINAELDALLKQYEISPFTLSLQLIQAHFAAFNLKKSEEGKAIIKKALDLQLNDYQVAQAKMELADILLFEEKFNQALLYYSQIQMDLKNDVVAHEASLKAAKTSYFKTDFEWALKQFKELKSANTQLIANDALEYFLLINDNTAADSTQTALKEFAKGDYLLYQNRDQEAVAQFQLILKKHKGEEIEAVTLLRLGKIYEKTADYNLALSQYQEIIEHHSDGIYIDEALYFSAEIYNKKLAAPDKAKPLYEKIIFSHEDSIYFVDARIKFRELRGDKNL
- a CDS encoding DUF4286 family protein, yielding MIIYNVTTNIHESVHDQWLNWMQQKHIPEILATGKFSSARIVKVLIEEEMGGTTYSVQYTTDSKETLEKYYQEDAPSFREEGQRLFGDKMLAFRTELELISEH
- the rsmA gene encoding 16S rRNA (adenine(1518)-N(6)/adenine(1519)-N(6))-dimethyltransferase RsmA encodes the protein MEKVKAKKHLGQHFLKDESIAKDIADTLNLKGYDDVLEIGPGMGVLTKYLLEKPINTYVIEIDTESVAYLDENYPKLKDKIISKDFLKYDINETFQGKQFAIIGNFPYNISTQIVFRALEYRNQIPEFAGMFQKEVAERICEKKGTKAYGILSVLAQAFYDAEYLFTVDENVFIPPPKVKSGVLRLRRKEDFSLPCGEKLFFTVVKTAFQQRRKTLRNSLKTLNLSDALREDPVFDLRPEQLDVAQFIELTQKIEADGV